The Populus nigra chromosome 14, ddPopNigr1.1, whole genome shotgun sequence genome has a segment encoding these proteins:
- the LOC133673461 gene encoding uncharacterized protein LOC133673461 translates to MKSKSIFSPQNPCLKSLFSTPLESLMATSLDLNDDSPCSNPQQQQTETHENSSETALLGEPRGYLSGEARVERAWGHWSKLGRPKLIVAPMVDNSELPFRMLCRKYGAEAAYTPMLHSRIFSENEKYRREEFTTCKEDRPLFVQFCANDPDILLEAARRVEPYCDYVDINLGCPQRIARRGYYGAFLMDNLLLVKSLVEKLAINLNVPVSCKIRVFPKLEDTINYARMLEEAGCSLLAVHGRTRDEKDGKKFRADWKAIKAVKSALRIPVLANGNIRHMDDVKTCLEETGADGVLSAETLLENPALFAGFRTAEWVDDGEEGNKDGLLDQADLLVEYLKFCERHPVPWRMIRSHVHKMLGEWFRIHPQVREDLNAQSRLTFEFLYDMVNRLRELGVRIPLYLKEKDSRVQGVPEDGLAN, encoded by the exons ATGAAATCCAAATCCATCTTCTCTCCACAAAACCCTTGTCTTAAATCTCTCTTTTCAACACCACTAGAGTCTCTTATGGCCACTTCTCTAGACCTAAACGACGATTCTCCCTGCTCCAATCCCCAGCAACAACAAACAGAAACCCATGAAAATTCATCAGAAACGGCATTGCTTGGTGAGCCGAGGGGGTACCTGAGCGGAGAGGCTCGTGTGGAGCGTGCATGGGGTCATTGGAGTAAACTGGGTCGGCCCAAGTTGATAGTGGCTCCTATGGTGGATAATTCGGAGCTGCCGTTTAGAATGCTTTGTAGGAAGTATGGAGCCGAGGCTGCTTATACTCCTATGTTGCATTCCAGGATTTTTAGTGAGAATGAAAAGTATAGAAGAGAGGAATTCACCACTTGTAAG GAAGATCGCCCCCTATTCGTCCAATTTTGCGCCAACGATCCTGATATTTTATTGGAAGCAGCGCGGAGGGTGGAACCTTATTGTGATTATGTGGATATCAATCTAGG ATGTCCTCAGCGGATTGCCAGGCGAGGTTACTATGGAGCTTTCCTGATGGATAATCTTCTACTTGTGAAATCCTTAGTTGAAAAACTAGCTATCAATCTTAATGTCCCTGTGTCATGCAAAATCCGGGTCTTCCCCAAATTGGAAGACACAATTAATTATGCTAGAATGCTAGAGGAAGCTGGCTGCTCACTTTTAGCTGTCCATGGTAGAACAAGAGATGAGAAAGATGGAAAGAAATTTCGTGCTGACTGGAAGGCCATCAAGGCTGTAAAAAGTGCTCTCAGAATTCCAGTTCTTGCCAATGGGAACATACGGCACATGGACGATGTTAAGACCTGTTTGGAAGAGACTGGTGCTGATGGTGTGCTTTCAGCTGAGACCCTTCTTGAGAATCCGGCTCTTTTTGCTGGATTTCGGACTGCAGAATGGGTAGATGATGGTGAAGAAGGCAACAAAGATGGATTGCTGGACCAGGCAGATTTGTTAGTGGAGTATTTGAAATTTTGTGAAAGGCACCCTGTGCCATGGAGGATGATCCGTTCTCATGTGCACAAGATGCTAGGAGAGTGGTTCAGAATTCATCCTCAAGTAAGAGAGGATCTGAATGCACAATCCAGATTGACCTTTGAATTTCTATATGATATGGTGAATCGACTTAGAGAGCTGGGTGTGAGGATTCCACTTTATTTGAAGGAAAAGGATAGTCGTGTACAAGGAGTTCCTGAAGATGGTTTGGCCAATTGA
- the LOC133672252 gene encoding 12S seed storage globulin 1-like, with product MAIDLSPKVAKKLYGGDGGSYCAWCPSDLPMLREGNIGAAKLALEKNGFALPRYSDSAKVAYVLQGNGVAGIVLPEKEEKVVALKKGDAIALPFGVVTWWYNKEDTELVVLLLGDTSKAHKTGEFTDFFLTGSNGIFTGFSTDFVSRAWDVDEEAVKSLVGNQTAEGIVMLDESFGMPEPKEEHREGFVYNCEEAPLDVDIKGGGKVVVLNTKNLPLVAEVGLGADLVMLDGSAMCSPGFSCDSALQVTYIVSGSGRVQIVGVDGHRVLETTVKAGHLFIVPRFFVVSKICDPDGMSWFSIITTPNPIFTHLAGRTSVWKALSPQVLEASLKVSPDVEQLFRSKRVNEEIFFPPPK from the exons ATGGCGATTGATCTATCACCGAAGGTGGCAAAGAAATTATACGGAGGAGATGGCGGGTCTTACTGTGCCTGGTGCCCATCTGACTTACCAATGCTAAGAGAAGGGAACATAGGTGCAGCCAAGCTTGCCCTTGAGAAGAATGGCTTTGCTCTTCCTCGTTACTCTGACTCTGCCAAGGTTGCGTATGTTCTTCAGG GAAATGGAGTGGCTGGGATTGTTCTTCCAGAGAAGGAAGAGAAGGTTGTTGCCCTTAAGAAGGGCGATGCTATTGCCCTTCCTTTTGGGGTTGTTACATGGTGGTATAACAAAGAGGACACTGAACTAGTTGTTCTTTTGTTGGGCGACACCTCTAAAGCCCACAAAACTGGTGAATTTACTGATTTCTTTTTGACTGGCTCCAATGGCATTTTCACTGGATTCTCTACCGACTTCGTGAGCCGAGCATGGGATGTAGATGAGGAGGCTGTGAAGTCCCTTGTTGGGAACCAGACAGCCGAGGGCATCGTCATGCTTGATGAATCGTTTGGGATGCCTGAACCGAAGGAAGAGCACCGAGAGGGATTTGTGTACAATTGCGAGGAAGCTCCACTAGATGTTGATATTAAGGGTGGTGGAAAGGTGGTTGTTTTGAATACCAAGAACCTTCCTTTGGTTGCTGAGGTTGGGCTCGGTGCTGATCTTGTAATGTTGGATGGAAGTGCGATGTGCTCTCCTGGTTTTTCTTGCGACTCGGCATTACAAGTGACATACATTGTCAGTGGCAGTGGCCGTGTTCAAATTGTCGGTGTTGATGGTCATAGGGTCCTGGAAACTACGGTGAAGGCTGGTCATTTGTTCATTGTTCCAAGGTTCTTCGTCGTTTCAAAGATTTGCGATCCTGATGGGATGTCATGGTTCTCCATCATCACCACTCCCAA CCCTATATTCACTCACTTGGCTGGAAGGACTTCAGTGTGGAAGGCTTTATCTCCTCAAGTGCTAGAGGCTTCCTTGAAGGTATCTCCTGACGTCGAGCAGCTTTTCCGTTCCAAGAGAGTGAACGAGGAAATTTTCTTCCCACCTCCGAAGTGA